A DNA window from Micromonospora sp. NBC_01739 contains the following coding sequences:
- a CDS encoding MFS transporter, producing MVAAFMTLLDVSIVNVALPSLDRALNASPADLQWVLSGYALTFGLVLVPAGRFGDVHGRRTAFVFGIALFTATSAVAGLAQSPTWLVIARLLQGAAAGLVNPQVTGMIQQLFQGPERARPFGLLGATIGISTAVGPLLGGLLIAAGGPQHGWRWVFFVNVPVGVIAMILGWRLIPHRPVGQAVRRRADPVGVLLLGTGVTLVLLPLVQREQWRGAATWLLLPAGLVTLAGFALWERRYARQGPPLFDVGLYQVRSYALGSLIALLYFGGFTAIFFIFTLYLQTGLGYSALVAGLAITPFALGSAAASAIGGRIVNRFGRPLVATGLLAVVVGLALVALVIELAPRAPVPWVTAAPLLLAGLGSGLVIAPNQTLTLSQVPLPQAGSGAGMLQTGQRIGAAAGIAVVGAVFFSVVGSDGAWATAFERSLLVSAGIILLALLAALVDIFRHHRRGPVR from the coding sequence CTGGTCGCGGCCTTCATGACGCTGCTGGACGTCAGCATCGTCAACGTGGCCCTGCCCTCCCTGGACCGGGCCCTGAACGCCAGCCCGGCCGACCTGCAATGGGTGCTGTCCGGGTACGCCCTGACCTTCGGCCTGGTGCTGGTGCCGGCGGGCCGGTTCGGCGACGTGCACGGCCGCCGCACCGCCTTCGTGTTCGGCATCGCCCTGTTCACGGCTACCAGCGCGGTGGCCGGGCTGGCCCAGTCCCCCACCTGGCTGGTGATCGCCCGACTCCTCCAGGGGGCCGCTGCGGGTCTGGTCAACCCGCAGGTGACCGGCATGATCCAGCAGCTGTTCCAGGGACCGGAACGGGCCCGGCCCTTCGGCCTGCTCGGGGCCACCATCGGCATCTCCACCGCGGTGGGTCCCCTGCTCGGCGGCCTGTTGATCGCCGCCGGTGGGCCTCAGCACGGCTGGCGGTGGGTCTTCTTCGTCAACGTCCCGGTCGGGGTCATCGCGATGATCCTGGGCTGGCGGCTGATCCCGCACCGGCCGGTCGGCCAAGCGGTCCGCCGGCGGGCGGACCCGGTCGGGGTACTGCTGCTCGGCACCGGGGTGACCCTGGTGCTGCTGCCGTTGGTGCAACGGGAGCAGTGGCGGGGGGCGGCCACCTGGCTGCTGCTGCCCGCCGGCCTGGTCACCCTGGCCGGCTTCGCCCTCTGGGAGCGCAGGTACGCCCGGCAGGGCCCGCCGCTGTTCGACGTGGGCCTGTACCAGGTCCGGTCGTACGCCCTGGGCTCGCTGATCGCCCTGCTCTACTTCGGTGGGTTCACCGCGATCTTCTTCATCTTCACCCTGTACCTGCAGACCGGGCTCGGCTACAGCGCCCTGGTCGCCGGTCTGGCCATCACCCCCTTCGCCCTGGGCTCGGCCGCGGCGTCGGCGATCGGGGGTCGGATCGTCAACCGGTTCGGCCGGCCCCTGGTCGCCACCGGGCTGCTCGCCGTGGTGGTCGGGCTGGCCCTGGTGGCGCTGGTGATCGAGCTGGCCCCCCGAGCCCCGGTGCCCTGGGTGACGGCCGCTCCCCTGCTGCTGGCCGGGCTCGGCAGCGGCCTGGTGATCGCCCCCAACCAGACCCTGACCCTGTCCCAGGTGCCCCTGCCGCAGGCCGGCAGCGGGGCGGGGATGCTGCAGACCGGTCAGCGCATCGGAGCGGCGGCCGGCATCGCCGTTGTCGGGGCGGTCTTCTTCTCGGTCGTGGGCAGCGACGGCGCCTGGGCGACGGCCTTCGAACGCTCCTTGTTGGTCTCCGCCGGGATCATCCTGTTGGCTCTGCTGGCCGCCCTGGTCGACATCTTCCGCCACCACCGCCGGGGCCCGGTCAGATGA
- a CDS encoding geranylgeranyl reductase family protein yields the protein MTVWELAVIGGGPAGLSAAYAAARRGVRTLVLERAAHPRYKTCGGGLTGTSVAAVATRIEVPVQDVVDQVTFTLRGRRPITRRHRPGRLVSMVRRDEFDDRLRAAAVAAGAEVRERVTVRALEQTPDGVRLRLADATTVLARTVVGADGSSGVSARHVGVRYRQVDLGLELELPVQPEQQARWRRRMLLDWGPLPGSYAWVFPKGDRLTVGVIAARGEGERTRDYLRGFVHRLGLAGLPATHDTGHLTRCRAEDSPLRRGRVLVAGDAAGLLEPWSREGISYALRSGELAGEAVAEADLAGYERAVQQRLVPSIRAGYRLLEVFSRRPEVLHLTVGTPPGWRAFTRFCQGHGDFGQLVDGLPVRAALALAAHLPGPRTHRP from the coding sequence GTGACCGTCTGGGAACTCGCAGTGATCGGTGGTGGTCCCGCCGGACTGTCGGCCGCCTACGCCGCCGCCCGACGGGGGGTGCGCACCCTGGTCCTGGAACGGGCCGCCCATCCGCGCTACAAGACCTGCGGTGGCGGATTGACCGGTACCTCCGTGGCGGCCGTGGCCACCCGGATCGAGGTGCCCGTGCAGGACGTGGTCGACCAGGTCACCTTCACCCTGCGCGGGCGCCGTCCGATCACCCGGCGGCACCGGCCCGGTCGGCTGGTCAGCATGGTGCGCCGGGACGAGTTCGACGACCGGCTGCGCGCCGCCGCGGTGGCCGCCGGAGCCGAGGTCCGCGAGCGGGTCACGGTGCGGGCCCTGGAGCAGACCCCCGACGGCGTACGACTGCGGCTGGCCGACGCCACCACGGTCCTGGCGCGGACGGTCGTCGGCGCGGACGGCTCCTCCGGGGTCAGCGCCCGCCATGTCGGGGTGCGGTACCGGCAGGTGGATCTGGGGTTGGAACTGGAACTGCCGGTGCAGCCGGAGCAGCAGGCCCGGTGGCGGCGGCGGATGCTGCTCGACTGGGGACCCCTGCCGGGCTCGTACGCCTGGGTCTTCCCCAAGGGCGACCGGCTGACCGTGGGGGTGATCGCCGCTCGGGGTGAGGGGGAGCGGACCCGGGACTATCTGCGGGGGTTCGTCCATCGGCTGGGCCTGGCCGGGTTGCCGGCGACCCACGACACCGGGCATCTGACCCGCTGCCGGGCCGAGGATTCACCGCTGCGCCGGGGCCGGGTCCTGGTCGCCGGGGACGCCGCCGGCCTGCTGGAACCCTGGAGCCGGGAGGGGATCAGCTACGCCCTGCGCTCCGGTGAACTGGCCGGTGAGGCGGTCGCCGAGGCCGACCTGGCCGGCTACGAACGGGCGGTGCAGCAGCGACTGGTGCCCTCCATCCGGGCCGGGTACCGGCTGTTGGAGGTCTTCTCCCGGCGGCCGGAGGTCCTGCACCTGACGGTCGGTACCCCGCCGGGCTGGCGGGCCTTCACCCGGTTCTGCCAGGGCCACGGCGACTTCGGCCAACTGGTCGACGGGCTGCCGGTACGCGCCGCCCTGGCCCTGGCCGCCCACCTGCCCGGCCCCCGCACCCACCGCCCCTGA
- a CDS encoding SDR family oxidoreductase codes for MSHDQHTQQDPTEQYGQQSGQPAQQQTPPGRTEDMNPRPDHGEDTYQGTGKLEGKKALITGGDSGIGRAVAIAYAREGADVLISYLSEEEDADAQDTVRLIEAAGRKGVAVRGDITDEATCQGLIDRALSDLGGIDILVNNAAYQMAQDKGIAGISTEQFDRVLKTNLYAMFWLCKAALPHLEEGSAIINTSSIQAFDPSPQLLDYATTKAGIANFTKSLAADLVDKGIRVNAVAPGPIWTPLIPATMPEKKVEQFGTDTPVGRPGQPAELAPAYVFFASQESSFITGEVLGVTGGRFTK; via the coding sequence GTGAGCCACGACCAGCACACCCAGCAGGACCCCACCGAGCAGTACGGCCAGCAGTCCGGACAGCCGGCCCAGCAGCAGACCCCACCGGGGCGTACGGAGGACATGAACCCGAGGCCCGACCACGGCGAGGACACCTACCAGGGCACCGGCAAACTCGAGGGCAAGAAGGCCCTGATCACCGGCGGTGACTCCGGCATCGGTCGGGCGGTGGCCATCGCCTACGCCCGGGAGGGTGCCGACGTGCTGATCTCCTACCTGAGCGAGGAGGAGGACGCCGACGCGCAGGACACCGTACGGCTGATCGAGGCCGCCGGCCGCAAGGGCGTCGCGGTGCGCGGCGACATCACCGACGAGGCCACCTGCCAGGGGCTGATCGACCGGGCGCTGTCCGACCTGGGCGGCATCGACATCCTGGTGAACAACGCGGCCTACCAGATGGCCCAGGACAAGGGCATCGCCGGGATCAGCACCGAACAGTTCGACCGGGTGCTCAAGACCAACCTGTACGCCATGTTCTGGCTGTGCAAGGCGGCCCTGCCGCACCTCGAGGAAGGGTCGGCGATCATCAACACCTCGTCGATCCAGGCCTTCGACCCCTCGCCGCAGCTGCTGGACTACGCCACCACCAAGGCGGGGATCGCGAACTTCACCAAGTCCCTCGCCGCCGACCTGGTCGACAAGGGCATCCGGGTCAACGCGGTGGCCCCCGGCCCGATCTGGACCCCCCTGATCCCGGCCACCATGCCGGAGAAGAAGGTCGAGCAGTTCGGTACGGACACCCCGGTCGGTCGGCCGGGTCAGCCCGCCGAACTGGCCCCCGCCTACGTCTTCTTCGCCTCGCAGGAGTCGAGCTTCATCACCGGCGAGGTGCTCGGCGTCACCGGCGGCCGCTTCACCAAATGA
- a CDS encoding nucleotidyl transferase AbiEii/AbiGii toxin family protein: MTQPHPHDFYREVARVALTVAGPYRFVLGGGVAWAAHGLVTRPTEDVDLFADVEGAAAAAAAGVRDALQAAGFEVTDADPDSDLGDLFDGFHADMRDFVVARDGRQIRLSLARLDRHRSPVVMDLGPVMDVRDLIANKTAALVNRREVRDYIDVAAALADRSVAELLELARQLDPALEDEDVRAAGRYLDRIPDGRFARYGLDPADITRVRRQLAAWPR; this comes from the coding sequence GTGACCCAGCCCCATCCGCACGACTTCTACCGCGAGGTGGCCCGGGTCGCGTTGACCGTGGCCGGGCCGTACCGTTTCGTGCTCGGTGGCGGGGTCGCGTGGGCCGCGCACGGGTTGGTGACCCGGCCCACCGAGGACGTCGATCTCTTCGCCGACGTGGAGGGTGCCGCCGCCGCGGCGGCCGCCGGAGTACGCGACGCCCTTCAGGCGGCCGGGTTCGAGGTGACCGACGCGGACCCGGACAGTGACCTCGGCGACCTGTTCGACGGCTTCCACGCGGACATGCGGGACTTCGTGGTCGCCCGGGACGGCCGGCAGATCCGGCTCAGTCTGGCCCGACTCGACCGGCACCGCAGCCCGGTGGTGATGGACCTCGGGCCGGTCATGGACGTCCGCGACCTGATCGCCAACAAGACCGCCGCCCTGGTCAACCGGCGCGAGGTACGCGACTACATCGACGTGGCCGCCGCCCTGGCCGACCGGTCGGTGGCCGAACTGCTGGAGCTGGCCCGGCAGCTCGATCCGGCATTGGAGGACGAGGACGTCCGGGCCGCCGGCCGCTACCTCGACCGGATCCCCGACGGTCGCTTCGCCCGCTACGGCCTCGACCCCGCCGACATCACCCGGGTCCGTCGGCAACTGGCGGCCTGGCCCCGCTGA
- the fdh gene encoding formate dehydrogenase has protein sequence MGLRDVLLGWPVYRQLTGTDPLGRGAAAQSARSAGLTPRTEDADRVARSVCPYCAVGCGQRVFVSDNRVTQIEGDPDSPISRGRLCPKGSASKSLVTSPLRQTKVRYRRPYATEWEDLDLDTALDMIADRILAARAQTWEDVDAEGRPLNRTLGISSLGGATLDNEENYLIKKLFTAMGAIQIENQARIUHSATVPGLGASFGRGGATVFQQDVANADVIVIQGSNMAEAHPVGFQWVMEARRRGAKVFHVDPRFTRTSASADTYLPIRAGTDIALLGGVVNYILSNELDFREYVLAYTNAATIVSEDYVDAEDADGLFSGFDPATGAYVQDSWQYAGHERDSGSGHTAMERETAAGLRHESHGAPVSGRVERDETLQHPRCVYQILKRHFARYTPEMVERVCGLPQERFLELARAWTQNSGRERTGCLIYSVGWTQHSVGVQYIRTGAIIQLLLGNVGRPGGGVLALRGHASIQGSTDIPTLFNLLPGYLPMPHHAKHPTFDDWVDAIRHPGQKGFWGNARAYAASLLKAYWGEAATPDNDFCYDYLPRLTGDHGTYQQVLDMIDGKIKGYFLLGQNPAVGSAHGRAQRLGMANLDWLVVRDLFMIESATFWQRGPEVATGEIVPQQCRTEVFFLPAASHVEKEGTFTQTQRVLQWREKAVDPPGDARSELWFFYHLGLRLREKLAGSTLPRDRALLDLAWDYPTHGPHAEPDAEAVLREINGYEVATGRPLAGFAEARDDGTTAIGCWIYTGVYADGVNQAARRRPGQEQDWVAAEWGWAWPANRRMLYNRASADPQGRPWSERKRYVWWDEAAGRWTGHDVPDFEVTKAPSYRPPEGATGPAALAGDDPFVMQSDGKGWLFAPSGVLDGPLPTHYEPAESPVRNSFYGQQGNPTRKIYRHPVNSVHPSPPQQHSQVFPYVFTVSRLTEHHTAGGMSRTVAPLAELQPEMFVEVSPQLAALAGLTHLGWAHLVSARAVIEAKVLVTDRLVPLRVEGRVIHQLWLPYHFGFEGLVTGDSANDLFGITLDPNVLIQESKIGTCDVRPGRRPTGPALRRLVAEYRTRAGIVAGTVPSALTPGVPVERPGETAAERSDQAAAERSGEAEEDR, from the coding sequence GTGGGGCTGCGGGACGTGTTGCTGGGCTGGCCGGTCTACCGTCAGCTCACCGGCACCGATCCGCTGGGCCGGGGTGCGGCGGCGCAGTCCGCCCGTTCGGCCGGGCTGACCCCCCGCACGGAGGACGCCGACCGGGTGGCCCGTTCCGTCTGCCCGTACTGTGCGGTCGGTTGTGGGCAGCGGGTCTTCGTCTCCGACAACCGGGTGACTCAGATCGAGGGCGACCCGGACAGCCCGATCTCCCGGGGGCGGCTGTGTCCGAAGGGTTCGGCGAGCAAGAGTCTGGTGACCAGCCCGCTGCGGCAGACGAAGGTGCGCTACCGGCGGCCGTACGCCACCGAGTGGGAGGACCTGGACCTCGACACGGCGTTGGACATGATCGCCGATCGGATCCTGGCCGCCCGTGCGCAGACCTGGGAGGACGTCGACGCCGAGGGGCGTCCGCTGAACCGCACCCTGGGCATCTCCAGTCTCGGCGGGGCGACGCTGGACAACGAGGAGAACTACCTCATCAAGAAGCTGTTCACGGCGATGGGGGCGATTCAGATCGAGAACCAGGCGCGCATTTGACACTCCGCCACCGTCCCCGGTCTGGGGGCCAGCTTCGGTCGCGGCGGCGCGACGGTCTTCCAACAGGATGTGGCGAACGCTGACGTCATCGTCATCCAGGGGTCGAACATGGCCGAGGCCCACCCGGTGGGCTTCCAGTGGGTGATGGAGGCGCGTAGGCGTGGGGCGAAGGTGTTCCATGTCGATCCCCGGTTCACCCGTACCAGCGCCTCGGCTGACACCTATCTGCCGATTCGGGCGGGTACGGACATCGCACTGCTCGGCGGGGTGGTCAACTACATCCTGAGCAACGAGTTGGACTTCCGGGAGTACGTGCTGGCGTACACCAACGCGGCGACGATCGTCAGCGAGGATTACGTCGACGCGGAGGACGCCGACGGCCTGTTCTCCGGGTTCGATCCGGCCACCGGCGCGTACGTGCAGGACAGTTGGCAGTACGCCGGGCACGAGCGGGATTCCGGCAGCGGTCACACGGCCATGGAGCGGGAGACGGCCGCCGGGTTGCGGCACGAGTCGCACGGTGCCCCGGTGTCGGGGCGGGTCGAGCGGGACGAGACGTTGCAGCATCCGCGCTGCGTCTACCAGATCCTCAAGCGGCACTTCGCCCGCTACACCCCGGAGATGGTGGAGCGGGTCTGTGGTCTGCCGCAGGAGAGGTTCCTGGAGTTGGCGCGGGCCTGGACGCAGAATTCGGGCCGGGAGCGGACCGGGTGTCTGATCTATTCGGTGGGTTGGACCCAGCACAGCGTCGGGGTGCAGTACATCCGCACCGGCGCGATCATCCAGTTGTTGCTGGGCAACGTGGGGCGCCCCGGTGGTGGGGTGTTGGCGCTGCGGGGGCATGCCAGCATCCAGGGGTCCACGGACATCCCCACCCTGTTCAACCTGCTGCCGGGCTATCTGCCGATGCCGCACCACGCGAAGCATCCGACCTTCGACGACTGGGTGGACGCCATCCGGCACCCCGGCCAGAAGGGTTTCTGGGGCAATGCCCGGGCGTACGCGGCGAGTCTGCTGAAGGCGTACTGGGGGGAGGCGGCCACCCCGGACAACGACTTCTGCTACGACTATCTGCCTCGGTTGACCGGGGACCACGGCACCTACCAGCAGGTCCTCGACATGATCGACGGGAAGATCAAGGGCTATTTCCTGCTGGGTCAGAATCCGGCGGTCGGCTCGGCCCACGGCAGGGCGCAGCGGCTCGGCATGGCCAACCTGGACTGGCTGGTGGTCCGGGACCTGTTCATGATCGAGAGTGCGACCTTCTGGCAGCGTGGCCCCGAGGTGGCCACCGGTGAGATCGTGCCGCAGCAGTGTCGTACGGAGGTGTTCTTCCTGCCGGCGGCCTCGCATGTGGAGAAGGAGGGCACCTTCACCCAGACCCAGCGGGTGCTCCAGTGGCGGGAGAAGGCCGTGGATCCGCCGGGCGACGCCCGTTCGGAGTTGTGGTTCTTCTACCACCTGGGGCTCAGGCTGCGGGAGAAGCTGGCCGGGTCGACCCTGCCGCGTGACCGGGCGCTGTTGGACCTGGCCTGGGACTATCCCACCCACGGTCCGCACGCGGAGCCGGACGCCGAGGCGGTGCTGCGGGAGATCAACGGGTACGAGGTGGCCACCGGCCGTCCCCTCGCCGGGTTCGCCGAGGCCCGTGACGACGGTACGACCGCCATCGGCTGCTGGATCTACACCGGGGTGTACGCCGACGGGGTGAATCAGGCGGCGCGGCGTCGTCCCGGCCAGGAGCAGGACTGGGTGGCCGCCGAGTGGGGTTGGGCGTGGCCGGCGAATCGGCGGATGCTCTACAACCGGGCCTCGGCCGATCCGCAGGGCCGGCCGTGGAGCGAACGTAAACGCTACGTGTGGTGGGACGAGGCGGCGGGCCGGTGGACCGGCCACGACGTGCCGGACTTCGAGGTGACCAAGGCCCCGTCGTATCGGCCTCCGGAGGGTGCCACCGGTCCGGCGGCGTTGGCCGGTGATGACCCCTTCGTGATGCAGTCCGACGGCAAGGGGTGGCTGTTCGCGCCCAGCGGGGTGTTGGACGGGCCGTTGCCGACCCACTACGAGCCGGCGGAGTCGCCGGTGCGCAACTCGTTCTACGGTCAGCAGGGCAACCCGACCCGCAAGATCTACCGGCATCCGGTGAACTCGGTGCATCCGAGTCCGCCGCAGCAGCACAGTCAGGTGTTTCCGTACGTGTTCACGGTTAGCCGGTTGACCGAGCATCACACCGCCGGTGGGATGAGTCGTACGGTGGCGCCGTTGGCGGAGCTGCAACCGGAGATGTTCGTCGAGGTGTCTCCGCAGTTGGCGGCCCTGGCCGGGTTGACTCATCTGGGGTGGGCGCATCTGGTCAGCGCCCGGGCGGTGATCGAGGCGAAGGTGCTGGTGACCGACCGGCTGGTGCCGTTGCGGGTGGAGGGCCGGGTGATCCACCAGCTGTGGTTGCCGTACCACTTCGGGTTCGAGGGGTTGGTCACCGGTGATTCGGCCAACGACCTGTTCGGCATCACCCTGGACCCGAACGTGCTGATCCAGGAGAGCAAGATCGGCACCTGTGATGTGCGGCCGGGACGGCGCCCCACCGGACCGGCGTTGCGGCGGCTGGTGGCGGAGTACCGTACCCGGGCCGGCATCGTGGCCGGTACGGTGCCGTCGGCGCTCACCCCCGGTGTGCCGGTCGAACGGCCCGGCGAGACAGCGGCCGAGCGGTCCGACCAGGCGGCGGCCGAGCGGTCCGGCGAGGCGGAGGAGGACCGGTGA
- a CDS encoding 4Fe-4S dicluster domain-containing protein encodes MVDGDDRSAPLDPASGAGWVDAPPRMGFFTDTSVCIGCKACEVACKEWNGVPTSGLDLLGMSYDNTGALTANSWRHVAFIEQPRPTQEIEQPDTSTQFLGMPQSGPPGRTGTAEGRSDFRWLMMSDVCKHCTRAGCLDVCPTGALFRTEFGTVVVQEDICNGCGYCVSACPYGVIDRRVDDGRVWKCTLCYDRIGAGLTPACAQACPTESIQYGPLEELRERAAARVATLHERGVPQARLYGHDPTDGVGGDGAFFLLLDEPEVYGLPPDPQVPTRDLPKMWKRAGVAALAMAAGAVVAFLGGKR; translated from the coding sequence ATGGTCGACGGGGATGACCGGTCCGCGCCGCTGGATCCGGCCTCGGGTGCCGGTTGGGTCGACGCGCCACCGCGGATGGGGTTCTTCACCGACACCAGCGTCTGTATCGGCTGCAAGGCCTGCGAGGTGGCCTGCAAGGAGTGGAACGGGGTGCCCACCTCCGGGCTGGACCTGCTCGGCATGTCGTACGACAACACCGGGGCGTTGACCGCGAACTCGTGGCGGCATGTCGCCTTCATCGAGCAACCCCGGCCGACCCAGGAAATCGAGCAGCCCGACACCAGCACCCAGTTTCTGGGGATGCCGCAGTCCGGGCCGCCGGGGCGCACCGGCACGGCCGAGGGGCGCAGCGATTTCCGCTGGCTGATGATGTCGGACGTGTGCAAGCACTGCACCCGGGCCGGTTGTCTGGACGTCTGCCCGACCGGGGCGCTGTTCCGCACCGAGTTCGGCACGGTGGTGGTGCAGGAGGACATCTGCAACGGCTGCGGCTACTGCGTGTCGGCCTGCCCGTACGGGGTGATCGACCGGCGGGTCGACGACGGCCGGGTGTGGAAGTGCACCCTGTGTTACGACCGGATCGGCGCGGGCCTGACCCCGGCCTGCGCGCAGGCCTGCCCGACCGAGTCGATCCAGTACGGCCCCCTGGAGGAGTTGCGGGAGCGGGCCGCCGCCCGGGTCGCCACCCTGCACGAGCGGGGGGTGCCGCAGGCCCGGCTGTACGGCCACGACCCGACCGACGGGGTCGGGGGTGACGGTGCCTTCTTCCTCCTGCTCGACGAGCCGGAGGTGTACGGTCTGCCGCCGGATCCGCAGGTGCCCACCCGGGACCTGCCGAAGATGTGGAAACGGGCCGGGGTGGCCGCGTTGGCCATGGCGGCCGGGGCGGTCGTGGCGTTCCTCGGAGGAAAACGGTGA
- the nrfD gene encoding NrfD/PsrC family molybdoenzyme membrane anchor subunit translates to MSSQRPATGERFRRFRDRREGGRDRREAGLAVPPAEFTSYYGRPILKPPVWTWEIAAYLATGGMAAGSSLLAAGGQLTGRPALRRAGRVAALAAVTASAGLLVKDLGRPERFHHMLRVAKPTSPMSVGTWILTAYGPLAGLAAIAEAAPLLPRRGPLGWARRVLPPVGQVAGLAAAATAPALGTYTAVLLADTAVPSWHEAYPHLPVVFAGSALASGAGVGLIAVPPTQNGPARRMAVAGAALELYGAHQVESSLGLLSEPYRTGRAGRLLRAGRGLTAVGVAGAVLGGRNRIVAALSGVALLAASVATRFGVFHAGVASASDPRYTVLPQRERLARRGGEEPADR, encoded by the coding sequence GTGAGCAGTCAGCGTCCGGCGACAGGGGAGCGGTTCCGCCGCTTCCGGGACCGTAGGGAGGGCGGCCGGGACCGTCGGGAGGCCGGGTTGGCGGTGCCGCCGGCCGAGTTCACCTCGTACTACGGGCGGCCCATCCTGAAGCCGCCGGTGTGGACCTGGGAGATCGCCGCCTACCTGGCCACCGGTGGGATGGCCGCCGGGTCGTCGTTGCTGGCCGCCGGTGGGCAGCTCACCGGCCGGCCGGCCCTGCGCCGCGCCGGGCGGGTCGCCGCCCTGGCCGCGGTGACGGCCAGCGCCGGGCTGCTGGTCAAGGACCTGGGTCGACCGGAGCGGTTCCACCACATGCTGCGGGTGGCCAAGCCGACCTCCCCGATGTCGGTGGGCACCTGGATCCTGACCGCCTACGGCCCGCTGGCCGGGCTGGCGGCCATCGCCGAGGCGGCGCCCCTGCTGCCCCGCCGGGGTCCGCTGGGGTGGGCCCGTCGGGTGCTGCCGCCGGTGGGGCAGGTCGCCGGGTTGGCTGCGGCGGCCACCGCACCGGCCCTGGGGACGTACACCGCGGTGCTGCTGGCCGACACGGCCGTGCCGTCGTGGCATGAGGCGTACCCCCATCTGCCGGTGGTGTTCGCGGGCAGTGCCCTGGCCAGCGGCGCCGGGGTGGGGCTGATCGCCGTGCCGCCGACCCAGAACGGCCCGGCCCGTCGGATGGCGGTGGCCGGGGCCGCCCTGGAGTTGTACGGCGCCCATCAGGTGGAGAGCTCCCTGGGTCTGCTCAGTGAGCCGTACCGGACCGGTCGGGCGGGTCGGCTGTTGCGGGCCGGGCGGGGGCTGACCGCCGTGGGGGTGGCCGGTGCGGTGCTGGGCGGCCGGAACCGGATCGTGGCCGCGCTGTCCGGTGTGGCGTTGCTGGCCGCCTCGGTGGCCACCCGGTTCGGGGTCTTCCACGCCGGGGTCGCCTCCGCCAGCGACCCCCGCTACACGGTGCTGCCGCAGCGGGAGCGCCTGGCCCGACGCGGCGGCGAGGAGCCCGCGGACCGGTAG
- the selA gene encoding L-seryl-tRNA(Sec) selenium transferase, translated as MGDGCADPRRRVPRTDALLAEPRLAAAVLTLGRDRVKAAVRQAQEQARRGEIDPDQVRDTALAALPQATPRAVLNATGVVLHTNLGRAALSEAAVSAVVAAAGHTDVELDLVTGRRARRGREAMEALAVAVPQAEAVHVVNNGAAALLLAATALAADAEIVISRGELVEIGDGFRLPDLIVSTGARLREVGTTNRTTLADYAAAIGPDTAFVLKVHPSNFRVTGFTSAVPVRDLAGLGVPVVVDIGSGLLAPDPLLPEEPDAASTLAAGADLVTASGDKLLGGPQAGLLLGRAGLIERLRRHPLARALRVDKLTLAGLAATLGDPHTPTRAALHTDPAGLRERTERLREAIAADGHKAEVVPSVAVVGGGGAPGVELDSWALSLPERYARPLRTGVPPVLGRVAQGRLLLDLRCVPPHADEAVRAAVLAVPEED; from the coding sequence ATGGGTGACGGTTGCGCTGACCCACGGCGCCGGGTGCCGCGCACCGATGCGCTGCTGGCCGAGCCGCGGCTGGCCGCCGCGGTGCTCACTCTGGGCCGGGACCGGGTCAAGGCCGCCGTCCGGCAGGCCCAGGAGCAGGCCCGTCGCGGCGAGATCGACCCCGATCAGGTACGCGACACCGCGCTGGCCGCCCTGCCGCAGGCGACACCGCGGGCCGTGCTGAACGCCACCGGGGTGGTGCTGCACACCAACCTGGGACGGGCCGCCCTGTCGGAGGCGGCGGTGTCCGCGGTGGTCGCCGCCGCCGGGCACACCGATGTGGAACTGGACCTGGTGACCGGGCGTCGGGCCCGGCGTGGCCGGGAGGCCATGGAGGCCCTGGCCGTGGCCGTGCCGCAGGCCGAGGCGGTGCATGTGGTCAACAACGGGGCCGCCGCCCTGCTGCTGGCGGCCACCGCCCTGGCCGCCGACGCGGAGATCGTGATCAGCCGAGGCGAACTGGTGGAGATCGGTGACGGGTTCCGGTTGCCGGACCTGATCGTCAGCACCGGGGCCCGGCTGCGGGAGGTCGGCACCACCAACCGCACCACCCTGGCCGACTACGCCGCCGCGATCGGCCCGGACACCGCCTTCGTGCTCAAGGTGCACCCCTCCAACTTCCGGGTCACCGGCTTCACCTCGGCGGTGCCGGTGCGGGACCTGGCCGGCCTGGGGGTGCCGGTGGTCGTCGACATCGGCTCCGGGTTGCTGGCCCCGGATCCGCTGCTGCCGGAGGAGCCGGACGCGGCGAGCACCCTGGCCGCCGGGGCGGACCTGGTCACCGCCAGCGGGGACAAGCTGCTCGGCGGGCCGCAGGCCGGGCTGCTGCTGGGCCGCGCCGGGCTGATCGAGCGGCTGCGCCGGCATCCGCTGGCCCGGGCGCTGCGGGTGGACAAACTGACCCTGGCCGGGTTGGCGGCCACCCTGGGGGACCCGCACACTCCCACCCGCGCCGCCCTGCACACCGACCCGGCCGGCCTGCGGGAGCGCACCGAGCGGCTGCGGGAGGCCATCGCGGCCGACGGCCACAAGGCCGAGGTGGTGCCGTCGGTGGCGGTCGTCGGCGGTGGGGGTGCCCCCGGGGTCGAGTTGGACTCGTGGGCGTTGAGCCTGCCGGAACGCTACGCTCGGCCGCTGCGCACCGGGGTGCCGCCGGTGCTCGGCCGGGTCGCCCAGGGACGCCTGCTGCTGGATCTGCGGTGCGTGCCGCCGCACGCCGACGAGGCCGTACGGGCCGCCGTGCTGGCTGTGCCGGAAGAGGACTGA